The proteins below are encoded in one region of Penaeus monodon isolate SGIC_2016 chromosome 32, NSTDA_Pmon_1, whole genome shotgun sequence:
- the LOC119593754 gene encoding cuticle protein AM1199-like: MFFHLHCTQHLPSISIMKTIILVCSFALALAAPQYGRPNPKHIAIVREDRQDDGNGRFRYSFEAENGISVAAVGTPGSKGQSNIDGNFRFRLDDGRTAEVSYVADEFGYRAESPLIPTDHPLPAHAIEQIRFAEEQSRRLG; the protein is encoded by the exons ATGTTCTTCCACCTCCATTGCACACAGCATCTTCCAAGTATCAGCATCATGAAGACG ATCATCCTCGTTTGCTCCTTCGCCCTGGCTCTGGCGGCCCCTCAGTACGGACGCCCGAACCCTAAGCATATTGCCATTGTCAGGGAAGATAGGCAGGACGATGGCAACGGGCGTTTCAGGTATAGCTTCGAGGCTGAAAACGGCATCAGTGTGGCTGCCGTTGGCACCCCCGGGTCTAAGGGGCAGAGTAACATTGATGGAAACTTTAG GTTCCGCCTCGACGACGGCAGAACCGCCGAAGTCAGTTACGTCGCGGACGAGTTCGGATACCGGGCCGagtctcccctcatccccaccgaccaccccctccccgcccacgccaTCGAGCAGATCCGCTTCGCCGAGGAGCAGAGTCGCCGCCTGGGTTAA